Part of the Gadus macrocephalus chromosome 22, ASM3116895v1 genome, GACGGTGCGGTGTCAGGGAACGCGTTGTGTAACGACCCCATTCTGTCCTCTGACGGTCCGGCTTGAGTTGTGTTGCGTCTGTACCAACGGTCTTCCTGAGGTGGTAACGGCAGCGATGGAAAGCCCAGGTAATGGCTGCTGCTCGGTGGGGCTGGGGTgtagacagcagcagcagcagcaggacgtTTTTCATCAGTTGATCTGGAGGACCTCTCTGATTTGGGGGTGGGGTCAGGTGGTTTAGGGTCCTCCTCTGTGGCTTCTTTCGTCTGCTCCCTTTCTCTAGCTATAAAATGATAATGGCAAAAACCCATCACaattctttgttttatttaattcaGTGTACATAATGTACATAGAATGCAATTAAATGGACATAGAACATAGAATGCTTATTCACATTGTTATTACACATTTATACCAATTCATATTGGTATGATATTTAATGATTCACATATTCAGGTGCAACAAACCTATATGTTGGCATGTCCTCATCACGTATCGACGTCGGTCTTGTAACTTCAGCCTGGTGTCCTCCACGGTTTCATACTCGGGAACATAACACACGTGGAGCACACCCCCATAGAAGCTCTTCTCATCTAGGTGCCGCTTAGCAGCCCtgaaacaacagcaaaactaaTCGTACCATTCATGTGGTCAGGATGGCAAAGTAGTATTTTCCAGCAGTGAACCATAAACAAAACACCGTCCTAACCTTGCACTGGTGAGCTTCTGGAACTTGACGAGGTAGACCTCTGTGAATTCTTCAGCGGGGTACTcgtccaggggcctgtactccTCGATGACCCCGTACAGGGCGCAGCGCTGGATCAGTTCAGGCATCACCCCGATGGCTGGGACGCCTTGCACCATCAGGTAGCGTGACTCTAGGTTGATGGTGTAAACCTGGACAGAAATATAATAAACACTGCGAGACTGGTCCTAGCAAACACATAAATATGTTACATTATCTCTCCCCTACTGGCTATTGACAACACAATACAAACCAAGCCCGTTTTTAAATTGACGCTAATGAAAGTCGTTTACGTTTTTGGTATTCTTAAACATTATATGTAAATTACAATTAATTGGGGATTTCTCTTCATGTTGGGATTTGTGATTGCATATATCCGTGACGTTTTAAGGCTCTTTCACGATTCCCTTTTACTCATATGTGTAGATTAAGCCGGCTTCCTTACCTTTACCGCTTTAGCTTTCCTACCATCTCGATATTTTGGTCGAGAAATGCAAACTTTTCTCTGTTCGTGATGTTTGTAGATTTCAGGAGTTCTCCAGCAGTCTGCTTTGTGGACAGGGGCCGCCATGTCTGGGGAAGGACGTCCAATGTTTGCTTTCAAAATAAGGGATTTGCTTGTATGTACTAAGATAGATTGACTTCTAGATGTTGAAgaggcttttactttgaaactcAAGAAAACAGTCGCCTGGATTCACTTTGGCACACAGAGTGCGTCGATCGGTGAATAGTTATTAACAAGCTAGCTTTCAAATGATAGATTATGAGtcattttaaataatgtttGTCAATCAAGGCATTCAGCCAGTCACAGTGGTTTTCAATAATGCAAAAAACTGCTTCCTTCACCTTCCCCCAAACGTGATATCCCATCTTTCCTTGCATGAGGTAAGTTAGCATATGTGTTAGCAAGTGAGTCGAATCTACTGAGGCTACTTATGAGGCATGACCTGCCAATCCATTGCTATGTTGGCTGTATTAGTATATGAAACGGCTATTGTCGTACTTGCTATATTTCTTGTGTTTTGGAATTAACTGGTTTGTTAATTTCCTTGCGTTTACTACGGTTTTCTACACCATGCttgacttattttttttaatctatattCATGACTGAATCTGTCAAACTTTATGGTCCAGACTTCAGTTTGAACCCTATCTCAAGTTCATGAATCATCCTTCCATTTGGTTCACTGAAGTAACCTTTATTCCATGTGATTGCAAATTAAGGTCCCTATACTCTTATCAGAAAGATTTATTGGATTAGACTCATTATACTGgcaattaaaatgtatttatttcatgacaaaacacacactgtcAGGTAATACATCCAAGTTGCCCAAGCTGAACATCTTCAACGATGCTTAGGTtattacatttataaatatataacgaTAAAGGAACTGCGATCCCGATTGTGCAATGTTGTTGCAATGTCCTTGTTGCTTCGCTTGGTGGCGACAAAGtattatataataaaataaacatgcgTTGCACACTATTCTATTAACCAGCTTTATTTCAAACGTTGTTTGATTCTAATCTCTAAACATTTAGTGTTAGAGTATTACTTCAAATTACTTTAAatttatttctgtgtgttttttagcATGTATGCAAACACCTTTGGGTGTGCACACACCCAAAGGCACACACATATTTACCCAATGCAACATATCAACACCATTGCATGGTTTGTGTACTATAGAACCAGGCTTTGGAGTTGTCCTGGGGCCATGGATCTCCAGTATTTCTCAGCTGGACCAGGAGTAGGCGCTCCTCAAAGCCTGAGGAGCATATCGTGGAGCTGTGTCGCCAGTTGGGAGAGAGGCTGGGCCtgaaagagggagagcaggTTGGGGGTTGTAGTTACTTTGCAGCGGTAgacactgtttgtttgtgtgtgtatcgtgactgtgtgttgtgttcccaAGGGCTTCCTGAGGCCCTGTCAGCAGGTCTCGTCTGTTCATCAGGTTTTTGTGGAGCCTCTGTCGTCCGATGACTGGGAGATTTTGGTGAGTGGGATGACTTGTTTGGTCTGAGGCCTGTCAAAAAAACGGCCCATAGAtaatattcccccccccctcccatccagtGGATCAATTCATAACAAAAGTAGAGGATGAGTTTCCTCAAGCTAATCAATAATAAAGACCCAATTAAAGAGTctgattctattttttttatgacaatGTATACAGTTATTTTCATTGAATTTGACCAAAgttaataacacattttaagtaACCAGTCCAATTAAAACATGGCGGTCTCCTGCCACATCTCAAAGGGCAATGTAACGGCCCTAttgacttcctgtgtgtgtgtgttttgatgatTGTTGCCTCATGCGGGCTGACACTTGGTAGGAGCTCCACAGCGCAgccctggagcagcagctgttgGACCAGATTAGAGTGGTGTTCAAGGACGCTGTGTTTCCAGTGTGGGTTGACCAGCGCACCGCCGTCTACATCAGAATCGGTCAGCATCACTCACTGAACATTCTCACTTTATCTAATGCTGGTTTTGAATAATCATTAAAGTAACAGTCTGACACTCTTAAAACTTCCTGGGGTTTAGACATGAGATGTTTGTTTGTACAATTATAAACTTTatgaattattaaaaaaattaatcttGCCATAAATCCAGACGATGAAAACATGTTTAATTCAAGCCAGCTTCTAGTGCTAAAATAGCCTCAAACTAATCCTACTGACTTTGGCATTTTGCAAAGAATGTCTTTATTATTAAAGATCCAAACCTACTGATCCAAATCCCTTATGGTGTCTTCCCTCTGCTCAGCGTCCCTTGAACCAGCGGTGCCTCACGGACGCCTGGAGCGGTCCTCTGAGCTAGTCGTCTCCCCGAAGACCAGGCCCGGGACGGGCAGCTTCCTCCGCACTCCGCCCGGATCCGGCCAGGACCCGACTCCGTACCGCCACCCCTCCTCTGAAcccccgccctcctcaccgCGGCCCCCGTCCCCCGCTCAGAACCAGCAGTGGGGCGGCATCGGCAACCTGACGGGCCTCATGCGCTACCTCTTCACGGGCGCCGTGGGCCCCGCTAAGGAGACGATGCCCTCGGTTCCGGAGCTCCCCGCGCTCTTCAGTGCCTCGCTCCTCCGGGTGTGCCATCAGCCCCCCAACGCTCTCTGCACTATTAaccccggcgccgccgccgtggTCCATCTGTTTCCCTGGAACGAGACCGTGGACACCGGCTGCTCCATCTTATCCCAGTCGGCCGTCACCTACGGCCTGCTGTCCAAGATCCCCACCCCCAAGGAGGCCAGGGACGGCGCCAAGAGGGCCACGGAGCCCAAGAAGAACGCAGGTGCACTGAAGGTTGGAGAGGAGTTGGcgaaggagcagcagcaggaggaggtggaggaaggcaAGGAGCTGGCGGTGGTGCGCGTGGTgtgccaccacgtggaggagctgcaggaTGATCAGAACCGTGGAGAGATCCATTCTGGACGGGTCTGGGTGAGTGTCCCCGTCTTAGCAGCCCAATCTGGCTCATTCCAGCCCCCGCTGCTTTCCCTCTAGCTCAgaactgttgtgtgtgttgcgttGGTTCTCTGCAGATTACACAGCACTTGGCAACGAGCATGAAAATCGATCCCCACTCAACGGTGCGCATTCAGCCAGTGGAGTCGACGGTCACGGTAGCCTCGGGCGTCCGCCTGCAGCCTCTAGAACCGCTGGTGAGCAACTAGACAGATGTCCACTGAGAGGAGGCACCGGAGAGCAGGCGGTCTCTCCCCTCGGGTTTGATCTAAGCGTTTGCTGTTGGCTGCCTTCATCTCATGCCCATGTTGTTCTGTTCAGCCTGAGGAGAGCGATGATGCCATCCAGACTGCCTTCCTCGATTGGCTGCATTCTCAGAGCCACGAGCCCCTAGCCTGTCTCACCGCCCGCTCCAGCATCATCCTACTTCATGGACCCAATGGTAATATAGTGGAGCAGTGTGCCTTGAGCCAATTAGGGaccattatattgtatattgctATTTAGTCATTCTGTTGATACTTTTAATCAAAAGCGCCTTACAGCGCAATGTTGAGGTTAATGTCTTccaggagaaggtaggggttagggcatcttgctcaaggatgcctgcaGGTGGTAGGCATTCGGTTTCGAACCCCGACCACTATAGTCCCTCATTGTGTAATTAATAATCAAAgcactggcctgcagggggtCATATAGGCAGATTCCTCTCCAACGGACGAGGAGGACCTCCAGGTTAAACTAGCGGTTTGACCTCCCCCATTTGTAATACAAAGACATGACCCTTTTCGTTCCTTTAGCTAAACTGGAGCTGGCCTTGACTGTGCTGCAGCCGGAAGCAGAGAGTGAGCTCCCCGACCAGCTCTTCCTGCTGGCCCCAGCTGTCCTCCAGAAGGCCGGAGTACAGGTAGCAGCTTGAGCGTCCTCCTCAACCCCAAACACCTCCCCAATGCGGCGTAGCTCTCCTCTGGCTTCCGACTGCTGGGGAAAAAATGCAATGAAGCCCAATCCTCCAGGAGCCAGTGTGCCAGAAAACGCTCTCTGAAAAGCCCCTAATTCCCCGTCCCTAATCCTGCTTTAGGTCGACCGAGGGCCGCCAACGGCAGACACGACCACGAAGGTGGTGGCTGACGCCCCGTACACGGAGCTCCCCCTCCTGGGCACTCTCGGGTgagttgaaccccccccccccccccccccaccgctctGAACGGCCGCATGTGTTGGACCGTGGCCAGCGGGGGTCGGACCGATCACAAAACAACGGTTTTGTCTTTGAATTAAAAGCTCTGCGCTTGTTGATCTGCTGTGACGGTTCCTCCTTCAGTGGGACAGAGCAGCTGAGCAAGGCGGGCTTCCAGTTCATGTCCCACAGCCTGCTGGGAAGCCCCCTCTCCCGGGAGCTGGGGGCCCTCGGACAGGGACTGCACGGCGGGGCCCTGCTCATCACCGGGGCCAAGGTAGGCGCGGACATGACGATATGATACCATCATAAGAGTACTGTTCTTTATCAAATGATGATATGATACATCATAAGAGTACTGTTCTTTATCATATGACGATATGATACATCATAAGAGTACTGTTCTTTATCATATGACGATATGATACATCATAAGAGTACTGTCCTTTATCATATGACGATATGATACATCATAACAGTACTGTTCTTTATCAAATGATGATATGATAGATCATAAGAGGACTGTCCTTCATCATATGATGGTATCATATGACGATATGATACCATCATAAGAGTACTGTCCTTTATCATATGACGATATGATACATCATAAGAGTACTGTCCTTTATCATATGATGATATGATACATCATAACAGTACTGTTCTTTATCAAATGATGATATGATACATCATAAGAGGACTGTCCTTCATCATATGACGATATGATACCATCATAAGAGTACTGTTCTTTATCATATGATGATATGATACCATCATAAGAGTACTGTTCTTTATCATATGATGATATGATACCATCATAAGAGGACTGTCCTTCATCATATGATGGTATCATATGACGATATGACACCATCATAAGAGTACTGTCCTTTATCATATGATGATATGATACCATCATAAGAGGACTGTCCTTTATCATATGATGATATGATACCATCATAAGAGGACTGTCCTTTATCATATGATGATATGATACCATCATAAGAGGACTGTCCTTTATCATATGATGATATGATACCATCATAAGAGGACTCTCCTTTAGAAGATTGATATTATCGGTTTACTCGGTCGGAATGCGTTGTGGAATGCATTCCTTCACGTCCCTCTGGGTAGCCTTTGGGAAATAATACTCTTTGGCTATGTTAAGAATATAGAGCGTGTATATATGTAAACTGTTTGTGTTCAAATATATACACGGCAACACGTATAAGCCGCTTTTAATAGTGGCAGTAATTCTCTTTGTGGAgttgttcttgttctttgtCCTAGTTTTTCTACagaataaattaaaacaaaatgaaagaaattCCACAGTGACACCCCAAGCAGTGTTTCTACCATTATAAACAAAAGATTAAAGCAAAACACGAGAAGGGAATCCCTGaataattaataaagaaaataatgaCTTGTAAGAGGGCTATGAAAGCTGGGTTAAAAGCGGTATTTGGAAAGCCTAACttcctgtgtctgtgcgtgtgttgtagCAAACCGTCCAGCGCTTTATATTCAACACAATGAAGGGAAACCAAAGGAAGATTTGATTGTGAAACTTTCCGTGATTTGCTGGAGGGTGACGCCAGGACATAACTTAATGCTTAATGCTCTGGTCGAGCAGCGCTGCAGACCCACGTTGGGTGGGTCCAGGATCAAGATGGTTCTACAGCATGATCAACTATCTTCATCCTGAAAAAATTCCCCTGTTATTATTtagaaaacataaaatatttcccatAAACGTACTCCTGGGGTGAATCTATCTACCAATCGAATCAGTATGGacgatcatgtgtgtgtttgtgtttatgtgtgtgtgttctggtccaCAAACAGACTGATTAGAGCTCAGATAAACCCGGTACTGCAAGAGATAATTCTTCTCCATGTTCACTAGAAACTAGTGTTGGAGAAAGCACAATCCTGCTCTGCCATTGGTTGCTGTATCAGCATCGACACTAGACTGGCTACCCCCAGGCCATTCTGCtggcgatttgaattcgccctgcagaagggtctggagaagagcaattcgTTTCTTTCTGCtttcgatacgtttttgcgggagccaatcaccaagcttgGTTTTTCCCCTGgcacgctattggctggttaaGACAGGGTAGCGACGGCAaccagccaatcgcgtacagagtcgtttgaactaggcccgttgatcacgtctcttgtgctgaagaaaatgataGCCGCCTCCCCGGACCAAGCTCAATCTaggattgagcttggtctggcaatagccaggctacatCGACACCACTCATCtgcaaaaaatgtaataaaagtcTCCTGGCTGTTCTGGAAGCGGACACGGAGCCGCTCCCCGTCACCAGCCCTCATGAGCGGCTGCAGGCCCCTACCGCTGCTCATTAATCTATCGGTGTGAGCGCACGGTCCTGGAAGGCTTCCAGGCCTCTGTTGTTAATGGTGGGGccctgtctcccctcccagGGGAGTGGGAAGAGCGCTGTGTCCAGAGCTCTGTGCAGGAAGGCTGGCGAGGAGCTGGACACGTACGTGGAGGTGGTGGACTGCAAGAAGCTgaaaggtagacacacacacacacacacacacacacacacacacacacacacacacacacacacacacacacacacacacacacacacacacacacacacacacacacagacacaggaacGCTATGCACTTTATATTTCTAGGGAAAAGGGCCGAAACGGTGCGACACTCCCTGGAGGAAACATTCCAACGGGCCCGGTGGAGGCAGCCCTCGGTGGTCCTGCTGGACGACCTCGATCATGTGACGGGGGCTGCGACCACGGCGGAACATGAGCATGGCCCGGAGGCCCTCCTACGACAGCACATCGCTCAGAGTACAAATCAACTCATTTCCATGATATGGATTGTTTATATGctgtatttatacacacactagAATCCCAGTaggctaagtgtgtgtgtgtgtgtgtgtgtgtgcaggtctgaTAGACATAGTGGATGACTTGGTGGTACGATCCAGCCTGGTGTGTCTCGTGGTCACCAGCCAGACGGAGcactctctccacccctccctcactgACGTGCAGGGCTCACACTTCTTCCAGGGATTCCTGCACATCCAACCCCCCGACCAGGTTGGATTCActctctcacgcacgcacgcactcacgcacgcacgcactcacgcactcacgcactcacgcactcacgcactcactcactggcccaatcccatttctaccccttgccccttccccttacccctcccccttgttttgaagggggaaggggaaggggtaaggggtataaATGGGATTGCCATATATGatgccactcactcactcactcactcactcactcactcactcactcactcctggCCGGTGTGGCGGCGCCGTGTCCCTCCCTCAGGCCCAGCGAGCGGAGATCCTGCGgcgcctcgtcctccagaagcccTGCCTGTCGGCGCACACGGCGGACACGCTGGACCTGGGGGCCGTCGCCATGGAGACGGACGGCTACCTGGCCCGCGACCtggcgctgctgctggagcGGGCCGTGCACGCCAGCGCTGTGCGGGAGGAGCGCAGCGACCAGGGTACACCGCTCCGCCCGCTCTCTGGCCTTCTCTGGGCCTCTCTAGGCTCTGTAGGCTCTGCCCCCCACCAGAGGGAGGGCTTCAGTCTGGGTCTTAAGGCTCCCTCTCTAGGCTCTGTAGGCTCTGCCCCCCACCAGAGGGAGGGCTTCAGTCTGGGTCTTAAGGCTCCCTCTCTAGGCCCTGTAGGCTCTGCCCCCCACCAGAGGGAGGGCTTCAGTCTGGGTCTTAAGGCTCCCTCTCTAGGCTCTGTAGGCTCTGCCCCCCACCAGAGGGAGGGCTTCAGTCTGGGTCTTAAGGCTTTGGTTCATCACTCGTCTTTGTGTGTCTTCTTTTTCGTTGATTGTGCTCGTAACAATTGGTTCAACTGAGCTGCACATTGCATCAATCGACCGTGACCATATCCCTTGTTCTTTATTCTTAATTCTGTCCGTTTACTGGTAGAGGAATTCCTCATTTCTGTGAGTCTTTAATATTTCTGAAAGGAGATTTTGATTGATCTAGTGATCAAAAAAGGGTGTCAGTGAAAGTGAAtgctcacacacaaccactgaatttctctctctctctctctctctctctctctctctctctctctctctctctctctctctctctctctctctctctctctctctctctctctctctctctctctctctctctctctctcggtagCAGGCGATGGTCTGTGCCTGAGATGGAGTCACTTTGAGCAGGCCATGAAGGGCTTCACCCCGCCGTCCCTGTGGGGGGTGAGGCTGGAGACCCCCCCCGGGGTGGGGCTGGACCGGGTGGGGGGCCTGAAGGAGGTGCGGCAGGAGCTCATGGACACCGTCCTGCTTCCTGCTAAGGTGAGCCAATCAGATCCCCCGGCTGTGACCAGGCCTCGGCTGGGGGCAGCGTCGTGCCCCCTCTACCGGGGGCAGCGTCGTGACCGCTCTACCGGGGGCAGCGGGCCAGCAGCTCTCGGTCAGGGCCCTTCCTTTATGACCTCCAACACCATGAGACCTGGAGGTGCTTTAGGACGGAGCGCAGAGGAGGGGGAACAACCTGCTCACGTTCACTGTTATGTTCTCCCTGCGATCACATCCGCCAAAatgaaaaggagagaggggtggtcttagctcaggaggtggagcggggtgtcttgtaaccggaaggttgttgGCTCGATCCCCGGTAGAGGtcgagtgtcgaggtgaccCTGTGCGAGACACCTTggcctaactgctcccgacagCCGTACGTACAGTGGAAAGTCGCTTCCGCTAAAAGCATCTGCCAAatgctatttatatatatctacTGCTATGTCTGTGTTACCTGTGTGCTGGGAGACTAACCATCGCCCCGCGTCTCTCATGGGTCCCCCCTGTACCCCCCAGTACCCCGTCCTGTTCTCCAGACTAACCATCACCCTGCGTCTCTCATGGGAACCCCCTGTACCCCCCCCAGTACCCCGTCCTGTTCTCCAGACTCCCCATCCGCCACCGCTCAG contains:
- the pex1 gene encoding peroxisome biogenesis factor 1 isoform X3, translated to MFVNQGIQPVTVVFNNAKNCFLHLPPNVISHLSLHENQALELSWGHGSPVFLSWTRSRRSSKPEEHIVELCRQLGERLGLKEGEQGFLRPCQQVSSVHQVFVEPLSSDDWEILELHSAALEQQLLDQIRVVFKDAVFPVWVDQRTAVYIRIASLEPAVPHGRLERSSELVVSPKTRPGTGSFLRTPPGSGQDPTPYRHPSSEPPPSSPRPPSPAQNQQWGGIGNLTGLMRYLFTGAVGPAKETMPSVPELPALFSASLLRVCHQPPNALCTINPGAAAVVHLFPWNETVDTGCSILSQSAVTYGLLSKIPTPKEARDGAKRATEPKKNAGALKVGEELAKEQQQEEVEEGKELAVVRVVCHHVEELQDDQNRGEIHSGRVWITQHLATSMKIDPHSTVRIQPVESTVTVASGVRLQPLEPLPEESDDAIQTAFLDWLHSQSHEPLACLTARSSIILLHGPNAKLELALTVLQPEAESELPDQLFLLAPAVLQKAGVQVDRGPPTADTTTKVVADAPYTELPLLGTLGGTEQLSKAGFQFMSHSLLGSPLSRELGALGQGLHGGALLITGAKGSGKSAVSRALCRKAGEELDTYVEVVDCKKLKGKRAETVRHSLEETFQRARWRQPSVVLLDDLDHVTGAATTAEHEHGPEALLRQHIAQSLIDIVDDLVVRSSLVCLVVTSQTEHSLHPSLTDVQGSHFFQGFLHIQPPDQAQRAEILRRLVLQKPCLSAHTADTLDLGAVAMETDGYLARDLALLLERAVHASAVREERSDQAGDGLCLRWSHFEQAMKGFTPPSLWGVRLETPPGVGLDRVGGLKEVRQELMDTVLLPAKYPVLFSRLPIRHRSGLLLYGAPGTGKTLLAGAAARDSGMNFISIKGPELLSKYIGASEQGVRDVFQRAQAASPCILFFDEFDSLAPRRGHDSTGVTDRVVNQLLTQLDGVEGLQGVYVLAASSRPDMIDPALLRPGRLDKSLYCPPPDVEDRVEILQALSGALALGPDVDLRQLAEATELFTGADLKALLYNAQLEALHAGPPPSPALQEPPACGSDSDGSLSSMIFLNNSSASEDSLGEAEPALSLDQSMVFLEHSMLPAADPARGSNAWRLYFGSSYESELGHASPSPPNSLCASGPGSTTQESSAGALARESAGSLPPACMPTLRGGFQELGPEELQRLLLDVGVVKGSYRRTDEECVRSRSVSGGAGLMLSQAHLTSALAQTRPSLGAQDWQRFSRLYEAFGDPGARGARSPALFKPGQRVTLA
- the pex1 gene encoding peroxisome biogenesis factor 1 isoform X4, translated to MFVNQGIQPVTVVFNNAKNCFLHLPPNVISHLSLHENQALELSWGHGSPVFLSWTRSRRSSKPEEHIVELCRQLGERLGLKEGEQGFLRPCQQVSSVHQVFVEPLSSDDWEILELHSAALEQQLLDQIRVVFKDAVFPVWVDQRTAVYIRIASLEPAVPHGRLERSSELVVSPKTRPGTGSFLRTPPGSGQDPTPYRHPSSEPPPSSPRPPSPAQNQQWGGIGNLTGLMRYLFTGAVGPAKETMPSVPELPALFSASLLRVCHQPPNALCTINPGAAAVVHLFPWNETVDTGCSILSQSAVTYGLLSKIPTPKEARDGAKRATEPKKNAGALKVGEELAKEQQQEEVEEGKELAVVRVVCHHVEELQDDQNRGEIHSGRVWITQHLATSMKIDPHSTVRIQPVESTVTVASGVRLQPLEPLPEESDDAIQTAFLDWLHSQSHEPLACLTARSSIILLHGPNAKLELALTVLQPEAESELPDQLFLLAPAVLQKAGVQVDRGPPTADTTTKVVADAPYTELPLLGTLGGTEQLSKAGFQFMSHSLLGSPLSRELGALGQGLHGGALLITGAKGSGKSAVSRALCRKAGEELDTYVEVVDCKKLKGKRAETVRHSLEETFQRARWRQPSVVLLDDLDHVTGAATTAEHEHGPEALLRQHIAQSLIDIVDDLVVRSSLVCLVVTSQTEHSLHPSLTDVQGSHFFQGFLHIQPPDQAQRAEILRRLVLQKPCLSAHTADTLDLGAVAMETDGYLARDLALLLERAVHASAVREERSDQGDGLCLRWSHFEQAMKGFTPPSLWGVRLETPPGVGLDRVGGLKEVRQELMDTVLLPAKYPVLFSRLPIRHRSGLLLYGAPGTGKTLLAGAAARDSGMNFISIKGPELLSKYIGASEQGVRDVFQRAQAASPCILFFDEFDSLAPRRGHDSTGVTDRVVNQLLTQLDGVEGLQGVYVLAASSRPDMIDPALLRPGRLDKSLYCPPPDVEDRVEILQALSGALALGPDVDLRQLAEATELFTGADLKALLYNAQLEALHAGPPPSPALQEPPACGSDSDGSLSSMIFLNNSSASEDSLGEAEPALSLDQSMVFLEHSMLPAADPARGSNAWRLYFGSSYESELGHASPSPPNSLCASGPGSTTQESSAGALARESAGSLPPACMPTLRGGFQELGPEELQRLLLDVGVVKGSYRRTDEECVRSRSVSGGAGLMLSQAHLTSALAQTRPSLGAQDWQRFSRLYEAFGDPGARGARSPALFKPGQRVTLA
- the pex1 gene encoding peroxisome biogenesis factor 1 isoform X2 — protein: MFVNQGIQPVTVVFNNAKNCFLHLPPNVISHLSLHENQALELSWGHGSPVFLSWTRSRRSSKPEEHIVELCRQLGERLGLKEGEQGFLRPCQQVSSVHQVFVEPLSSDDWEILELHSAALEQQLLDQIRVVFKDAVFPVWVDQRTAVYIRIASLEPAVPHGRLERSSELVVSPKTRPGTGSFLRTPPGSGQDPTPYRHPSSEPPPSSPRPPSPAQNQQWGGIGNLTGLMRYLFTGAVGPAKETMPSVPELPALFSASLLRVCHQPPNALCTINPGAAAVVHLFPWNETVDTGCSILSQSAVTYGLLSKIPTPKEARDGAKRATEPKKNAGALKVGEELAKEQQQEEVEEGKELAVVRVVCHHVEELQDDQNRGEIHSGRVWITQHLATSMKIDPHSTVRIQPVESTVTVASGVRLQPLEPLPEESDDAIQTAFLDWLHSQSHEPLACLTARSSIILLHGPNAKLELALTVLQPEAESELPDQLFLLAPAVLQKAGVQVDRGPPTADTTTKVVADAPYTELPLLGTLGGTEQLSKAGFQFMSHSLLGSPLSRELGALGQGLHGGALLITGAKGSGKSAVSRALCRKAGEELDTYVEVVDCKKLKGKRAETVRHSLEETFQRARWRQPSVVLLDDLDHVTGAATTAEHEHGPEALLRQHIAQSLIDIVDDLVVRSSLVCLVVTSQTEHSLHPSLTDVQGSHFFQGFLHIQPPDQAQRAEILRRLVLQKPCLSAHTADTLDLGAVAMETDGYLARDLALLLERAVHASAVREERSDQGDGLCLRWSHFEQAMKGFTPPSLWGVRLETPPGVGLDRVGGLKEVRQELMDTVLLPAKYPVLFSRLPIRHRSGLLLYGAPGTGKTLLAGAAARDSGMNFISIKGPELLSKYIGASEQGVRDVFQRAQAASPCILFFDEFDSLAPRRGHDSTGVTDRVVNQLLTQLDGVEGLQGVYVLAASSRPDMIDPALLRPGRLDKSLYCPPPDVEDRVEILQALSGALALGPDVDLRQLAEATELFTGADLKALLYNAQLEALHAGPPPSPALQEPPACGSDSDGSLSSMIFLNNSSASEDSLGEAEPALSLDQSMVFLEHSMLPAADPARGSNAWRLYFGSSYESELGHASPSPPNSLCASGPGSTTQESSAGALARESAGSLPPACMPTLRGGFQELGPEELQRLLLDVGVVKGSYRRTDVSGRREECVRSRSVSGGAGLMLSQAHLTSALAQTRPSLGAQDWQRFSRLYEAFGDPGARGARSPALFKPGQRVTLA
- the pex1 gene encoding peroxisome biogenesis factor 1 isoform X1, encoding MFVNQGIQPVTVVFNNAKNCFLHLPPNVISHLSLHENQALELSWGHGSPVFLSWTRSRRSSKPEEHIVELCRQLGERLGLKEGEQGFLRPCQQVSSVHQVFVEPLSSDDWEILELHSAALEQQLLDQIRVVFKDAVFPVWVDQRTAVYIRIASLEPAVPHGRLERSSELVVSPKTRPGTGSFLRTPPGSGQDPTPYRHPSSEPPPSSPRPPSPAQNQQWGGIGNLTGLMRYLFTGAVGPAKETMPSVPELPALFSASLLRVCHQPPNALCTINPGAAAVVHLFPWNETVDTGCSILSQSAVTYGLLSKIPTPKEARDGAKRATEPKKNAGALKVGEELAKEQQQEEVEEGKELAVVRVVCHHVEELQDDQNRGEIHSGRVWITQHLATSMKIDPHSTVRIQPVESTVTVASGVRLQPLEPLPEESDDAIQTAFLDWLHSQSHEPLACLTARSSIILLHGPNAKLELALTVLQPEAESELPDQLFLLAPAVLQKAGVQVDRGPPTADTTTKVVADAPYTELPLLGTLGGTEQLSKAGFQFMSHSLLGSPLSRELGALGQGLHGGALLITGAKGSGKSAVSRALCRKAGEELDTYVEVVDCKKLKGKRAETVRHSLEETFQRARWRQPSVVLLDDLDHVTGAATTAEHEHGPEALLRQHIAQSLIDIVDDLVVRSSLVCLVVTSQTEHSLHPSLTDVQGSHFFQGFLHIQPPDQAQRAEILRRLVLQKPCLSAHTADTLDLGAVAMETDGYLARDLALLLERAVHASAVREERSDQAGDGLCLRWSHFEQAMKGFTPPSLWGVRLETPPGVGLDRVGGLKEVRQELMDTVLLPAKYPVLFSRLPIRHRSGLLLYGAPGTGKTLLAGAAARDSGMNFISIKGPELLSKYIGASEQGVRDVFQRAQAASPCILFFDEFDSLAPRRGHDSTGVTDRVVNQLLTQLDGVEGLQGVYVLAASSRPDMIDPALLRPGRLDKSLYCPPPDVEDRVEILQALSGALALGPDVDLRQLAEATELFTGADLKALLYNAQLEALHAGPPPSPALQEPPACGSDSDGSLSSMIFLNNSSASEDSLGEAEPALSLDQSMVFLEHSMLPAADPARGSNAWRLYFGSSYESELGHASPSPPNSLCASGPGSTTQESSAGALARESAGSLPPACMPTLRGGFQELGPEELQRLLLDVGVVKGSYRRTDVSGRREECVRSRSVSGGAGLMLSQAHLTSALAQTRPSLGAQDWQRFSRLYEAFGDPGARGARSPALFKPGQRVTLA